A stretch of the Vibrio gazogenes genome encodes the following:
- a CDS encoding tetratricopeptide repeat protein — protein sequence MLRLAITSLCLIISVNAFATSVDDGITLFNQKEYKQAQAVFEPLAKQGNARAMFWLGVSQFKTGEQFKAGSTLLQAAEAGNPWAMHLMVPSYNGHCGYLGWPCDEDWMDKAIVEWKKRADQGDGKAMYALLRWGEKPWWAYVPVLKQKRYGELVEKAVKAGGYNAVSYNMYIPIDMKKNIELLKYEVSQGYAPAMIYLYYLNDSKKITINNSFQLAKRALSLGYSTGAFVLYFHFRDKLPSIETESDIQHLSNDMKENYKNAYYYSLIEKNFSGEDRVSLIRKMVINNKGEKVLMNVLSENEMKEVESKVQEFTRNISINMFLDDSTVSELIAR from the coding sequence ATGCTTCGACTAGCTATAACTAGCTTGTGTTTGATTATTTCTGTGAATGCCTTCGCAACCTCGGTTGATGATGGGATCACTCTGTTTAACCAGAAGGAATATAAGCAAGCTCAGGCTGTATTTGAGCCTTTGGCAAAGCAAGGCAATGCCAGAGCAATGTTTTGGTTAGGCGTTAGTCAGTTTAAAACCGGCGAGCAATTTAAAGCAGGCTCCACACTACTTCAAGCCGCAGAGGCAGGAAATCCTTGGGCGATGCATCTGATGGTGCCAAGCTATAATGGTCATTGTGGTTATCTGGGTTGGCCGTGTGATGAAGATTGGATGGATAAAGCTATAGTGGAGTGGAAAAAACGAGCCGATCAAGGTGACGGGAAGGCGATGTATGCTTTGCTGCGTTGGGGTGAGAAACCATGGTGGGCTTATGTACCAGTTTTAAAACAGAAAAGATATGGCGAGTTGGTTGAGAAAGCAGTCAAAGCCGGTGGGTATAATGCCGTTAGTTACAATATGTATATACCAATAGATATGAAAAAAAATATTGAGTTACTGAAGTATGAGGTTAGTCAAGGTTATGCACCTGCAATGATTTATTTGTACTATCTTAACGATTCAAAAAAAATCACTATTAATAATAGTTTTCAGTTAGCAAAGCGAGCATTATCCCTTGGTTATAGCACTGGTGCATTCGTTCTTTATTTTCATTTTAGAGATAAACTACCAAGTATAGAAACTGAGTCTGATATTCAACATTTATCCAATGACATGAAGGAAAATTATAAGAATGCTTATTATTATTCATTGATTGAAAAGAATTTTAGTGGAGAAGATAGAGTATCTCTTATCAGAAAAATGGTTATAAATAATAAAGGGGAAAAAGTTCTGATGAATGTATTATCGGAAAATGAGATGAAAGAAGTGGAATCGAAAGTGCAAGAATTTACCAGGAATATTTCTATAAATATGTTTTTAGATGATTCAACAGTCAGTGAACTTATTGCTCGATGA